In Streptomyces hawaiiensis, one genomic interval encodes:
- a CDS encoding family 43 glycosylhydrolase has translation MTHVARLRSRARRRAGHLAGLTAASILLTLAGPTAPAQAAPAAPAAEAADITDGLALWYKLDASSGGTVTDASGNGRSGTVSGTADWSASGQGLAFNGSDTYIKVPDDVMKGMNSITVSMDVLIDSAQSTPYFLYGFGNTSAGNGNGYLFTTGNSFRTSVATGNWSTEQTTKPSDSHNLTRGVWKHITYAQTGSTGVLYEDGAEVGRNTSLTTTPGAIGSGTTKANYIGKSVYDGDKLFKGRIRDFRVYDRALDGSEVEQLSLPVATQGVADDKDALSLGDISGVTSDLNLPKTGPAGGSSISWTSDNPSVVSDTGKVTRPEAGSADGRATLTATLKKGTVTGTKAFDVTVRPALDDAAATRQAAEALRVHNLDDARGNLTLPRSGAFGTAVTWSSAKPDVVSAGGEVHRPAHGDGATTVELTATVTKGEAEATRVVTAKVPELPAEAALKGYMFSYFTGEGTSDGEQLYAALSKGDDPLHWRELNDGKPVLTSTLGEKGLRDPFIIRSPEGDKFYQIATDLRIYGNGDWDASQRTGSKSIMVWESTDLVHWTNQRLVKVSPDSAGNTWAPEAFYDAERGEYVVFWASKLYDNADHSGDTYNRMMYATTRDFHTLSEPKVWIDRGYSVIDSTMIRHDGTYYRLSKDERNNTSSTPNSKFIFQEKSDSLLNPSWTAVAEGIGKGAMNAAEGPLVFKSNTEEKWYAFLDEFGGRGYIPFETTDLDSGTWTPSTGYDLPAKPRHGTVLPVTQAEYDRLLRAYQPDQVVRSVEDVSVKTAIGEAPVLPATVIAEYADGVKRPVSVDWEDVPASKYAQAGTFTVTGSLPGGAAIPVRAEVTVSDEGPDVPADLLLHYDFDETGGSIARDSSGHGHHGTYVRTPEFGTGVEGGSFKMSGDSDSPYVKIPNGVLKNADSVTVSTYAKWKGGSGFQWLFGLGPDSDKYLFATPSNGGSSLYSAITKASWSAESKLTAGSQLTPGQWRHVTVTLDGATGTMVLYADGVEAARTTTTIKPSELYDAAKDYSGYIGRSLYTADPYFGGEVDDFRVYDRALTGAEVMELSGNTAGIAKATHPELKVDALIDNASGTITLPMKAGTDLTALAPEFSLAEGATISPASGSVQDFTQPVTYEVTGSDGKERTWKVSALIMKTPVLPGLNADPNIVRFGDTFYIYPTTDGFEGWSGTQFKAYSSTDLVHWKDHGVILDLGPDVSWADSRAWAPAMTEKDGKYYFYFCADANIGVAVSDSPTGPFKDALGKPLLKAGDFRGQMIDPAVFTDDDGKQYLYWGNGRAYVVPLNDDMTSIDTSQVKDITPSGYNEGTFVIKRKGTYYFMWSENDTRDENYRVAYATGPSPTGPWTKQGVILEKDLSLGIKGPGHHSVVHVPNTDDWYIAYHRFAIPGGDGTHRETTIDKLEFGSDGLIEKVVPTLGGIDPVTVVHAGPDATGAEGEAITLAGTVSGAGTSEWTVQDGAPCTVKDPSAARTTLTCTDDGTFQVTLTGGRGSDTATVKVSNVAPSITAAKGPGSPVPAGRTAVVTASFDDPGSADGHTCKVDWKDGSTPTTGTVTDSGCRAAHVYDDAGIHRPVVTVTDDDEGTDSTTLAELIVYDRAAGPAAGAGTLTSPAGAYPAKPGLTGKAAFTLAAQYRKGATAPTGKVTFVFGSARLTFRSTASDWLVVNGSQAVYQGTGTVGGKGGYAFRVTATDGPDTFRVKIWKKSTGDVVYDNKTGARTKGMVTIGNRQ, from the coding sequence ATGACGCACGTCGCACGACTTCGCAGCCGCGCGAGACGCCGGGCGGGCCATCTCGCCGGACTGACCGCCGCGTCGATACTGCTCACCCTCGCCGGACCCACCGCCCCCGCTCAGGCGGCACCGGCGGCACCGGCGGCCGAGGCCGCGGACATCACCGACGGCCTGGCCCTGTGGTACAAGCTGGACGCAAGCTCCGGCGGCACGGTGACCGACGCCTCCGGCAACGGCCGCAGCGGCACGGTCAGCGGCACCGCCGACTGGTCGGCCTCCGGGCAGGGGCTCGCCTTCAACGGGTCGGACACCTACATCAAGGTGCCGGACGACGTCATGAAGGGCATGAACTCGATCACCGTCTCCATGGACGTACTGATCGACTCCGCCCAGAGCACGCCCTACTTCCTCTACGGCTTCGGCAACACCAGCGCGGGCAACGGCAACGGCTACCTGTTCACCACCGGCAACTCCTTCCGCACCTCCGTCGCGACGGGCAACTGGTCCACCGAGCAGACCACCAAGCCGTCCGACTCCCACAACCTGACCCGCGGCGTGTGGAAGCACATCACCTACGCCCAGACCGGCTCCACCGGCGTGCTCTACGAGGACGGCGCCGAGGTCGGCCGCAACACCTCGCTCACCACCACACCCGGCGCCATCGGCTCCGGCACCACCAAGGCCAACTACATCGGCAAGTCCGTATACGACGGCGACAAGCTCTTCAAGGGCCGGATACGCGACTTCCGGGTCTACGACCGCGCACTGGACGGCTCGGAGGTCGAGCAGCTCTCCCTCCCCGTAGCCACGCAGGGCGTAGCCGACGACAAGGACGCCCTGAGCCTCGGTGACATCAGCGGCGTCACCTCCGACCTGAACCTGCCGAAGACCGGCCCGGCCGGCGGCTCTTCCATCAGCTGGACCAGCGACAACCCGTCCGTGGTGTCGGACACCGGCAAGGTGACCCGGCCCGAGGCCGGCTCAGCGGACGGCCGCGCCACGCTCACGGCGACCCTGAAGAAGGGCACCGTCACCGGCACCAAGGCCTTCGACGTCACGGTCCGGCCCGCGCTCGACGACGCCGCCGCCACCCGGCAGGCGGCCGAGGCGCTCAGGGTCCACAACCTCGACGACGCCCGCGGCAACCTCACCCTGCCCAGGAGCGGCGCCTTCGGCACGGCCGTCACCTGGTCCTCGGCGAAGCCGGACGTCGTCTCCGCCGGCGGCGAGGTCCACCGCCCCGCGCACGGCGACGGCGCCACCACCGTCGAGCTGACCGCCACCGTCACCAAGGGCGAGGCCGAGGCGACCCGCGTCGTGACGGCCAAGGTGCCCGAACTGCCCGCCGAGGCGGCCCTCAAGGGCTACATGTTCAGCTACTTCACCGGCGAGGGCACCTCGGACGGCGAACAGCTCTACGCCGCCCTCAGCAAGGGCGACGACCCGCTGCACTGGCGCGAACTGAACGACGGCAAGCCGGTCCTCACCTCCACGCTCGGCGAGAAGGGCCTGCGCGACCCGTTCATCATCCGCTCCCCGGAGGGCGACAAGTTCTACCAGATCGCCACCGACCTCAGGATCTACGGCAACGGCGACTGGGACGCCTCCCAGCGCACCGGCAGCAAGTCCATCATGGTCTGGGAATCCACCGACCTGGTGCACTGGACGAACCAGCGCCTGGTCAAGGTCTCGCCCGACAGCGCCGGCAACACGTGGGCGCCGGAAGCCTTCTATGACGCCGAGCGCGGTGAGTACGTCGTCTTCTGGGCGTCGAAGCTGTACGACAACGCCGACCACTCCGGCGACACGTACAACCGCATGATGTACGCCACCACCCGCGACTTCCACACCCTCAGCGAGCCCAAGGTCTGGATCGACCGCGGCTACTCGGTCATCGACTCCACGATGATCCGCCACGACGGCACGTACTACCGCCTGTCCAAGGACGAGCGGAACAACACCTCCTCCACCCCCAACAGCAAGTTCATCTTCCAGGAGAAGAGCGACTCGCTCCTGAACCCGTCCTGGACCGCCGTCGCCGAGGGCATCGGCAAGGGCGCGATGAACGCCGCCGAGGGGCCGCTGGTGTTCAAGTCCAACACCGAGGAGAAGTGGTACGCGTTCCTCGACGAGTTCGGCGGCCGGGGCTACATCCCGTTCGAGACGACCGACCTCGACTCCGGCACCTGGACCCCCTCCACCGGCTACGACCTGCCCGCCAAGCCCCGGCACGGCACCGTGCTGCCGGTCACCCAGGCCGAGTACGACCGGCTGCTGCGCGCCTACCAGCCGGACCAGGTCGTGCGGAGCGTCGAGGACGTCTCCGTGAAGACCGCGATCGGCGAGGCGCCGGTGCTGCCGGCCACGGTGATCGCCGAGTACGCCGACGGCGTCAAGCGGCCTGTCTCCGTCGACTGGGAGGACGTCCCGGCGTCGAAGTACGCCCAGGCCGGCACCTTCACCGTCACCGGCAGCCTGCCGGGCGGCGCCGCGATCCCGGTCCGGGCCGAGGTCACCGTGTCCGACGAGGGACCGGACGTCCCGGCCGACCTGCTGCTGCACTACGACTTCGACGAGACCGGCGGCAGCATCGCCCGTGACTCCAGCGGACACGGCCACCACGGCACCTATGTGCGTACGCCCGAGTTCGGCACCGGTGTCGAGGGCGGCTCGTTCAAGATGTCCGGCGACTCCGACTCGCCGTACGTGAAGATCCCCAACGGTGTGCTGAAGAACGCCGACAGCGTGACGGTGTCGACGTACGCCAAGTGGAAGGGCGGCAGCGGCTTCCAGTGGCTGTTCGGGCTCGGACCCGACAGCGACAAGTACCTCTTCGCCACCCCGTCCAACGGCGGCTCCAGCCTCTACTCGGCCATCACGAAGGCCAGTTGGTCGGCGGAGTCGAAGCTGACGGCCGGCTCGCAGCTCACGCCCGGCCAGTGGCGGCACGTCACGGTCACACTGGACGGCGCCACCGGCACGATGGTCCTCTACGCCGACGGCGTCGAGGCGGCCCGCACGACGACCACCATCAAACCGTCCGAGCTGTACGACGCGGCCAAGGACTACAGCGGCTACATCGGCCGCTCCCTGTACACGGCCGACCCGTACTTCGGTGGCGAGGTCGACGACTTCCGCGTCTACGACCGTGCCCTCACCGGCGCCGAGGTCATGGAACTCAGCGGCAACACCGCGGGCATCGCCAAGGCGACCCACCCGGAGCTCAAGGTCGACGCGCTCATCGACAACGCGAGCGGCACGATCACCCTGCCGATGAAGGCCGGCACCGATCTCACCGCGCTGGCACCGGAGTTCTCGCTCGCCGAGGGCGCGACGATCAGCCCCGCCTCCGGCAGCGTGCAGGACTTCACCCAGCCGGTGACGTACGAGGTCACCGGGTCGGACGGCAAGGAGCGCACCTGGAAGGTCTCGGCGCTGATCATGAAGACCCCGGTCCTGCCGGGCCTGAACGCCGACCCGAACATCGTGCGCTTCGGCGACACCTTCTACATCTACCCGACGACCGACGGCTTCGAGGGCTGGAGCGGCACGCAGTTCAAGGCCTACTCCTCCACCGACCTGGTCCACTGGAAGGACCACGGCGTCATCCTCGACCTGGGGCCGGACGTCAGCTGGGCCGACAGCCGGGCCTGGGCGCCGGCGATGACGGAGAAGGACGGGAAGTACTACTTCTACTTCTGCGCCGACGCGAACATCGGCGTCGCGGTGTCCGACTCGCCCACCGGGCCGTTCAAGGACGCCCTGGGCAAGCCGCTGCTGAAGGCCGGTGACTTCCGCGGCCAGATGATCGACCCGGCGGTCTTCACCGACGACGACGGCAAGCAGTACCTCTACTGGGGCAACGGCCGCGCCTACGTCGTCCCGCTGAACGACGACATGACCTCCATCGACACCTCGCAGGTCAAGGACATCACCCCGAGCGGCTACAACGAGGGCACCTTCGTCATCAAGCGCAAGGGCACCTACTACTTCATGTGGTCGGAGAACGACACCCGGGACGAGAACTACCGCGTCGCCTACGCGACCGGCCCCTCGCCCACCGGCCCGTGGACCAAGCAGGGCGTGATCCTGGAGAAGGACCTCTCCCTGGGCATCAAGGGCCCGGGCCACCACTCCGTCGTCCACGTCCCGAACACCGACGACTGGTACATCGCCTACCACCGCTTCGCCATCCCCGGCGGTGACGGCACCCACCGCGAAACCACCATCGACAAGCTGGAGTTCGGCTCCGACGGCCTGATCGAGAAGGTTGTTCCCACGCTCGGCGGCATCGACCCGGTCACCGTCGTCCACGCCGGGCCGGACGCCACCGGTGCCGAGGGCGAGGCGATCACGCTGGCCGGCACCGTCTCCGGGGCCGGCACCTCCGAGTGGACCGTCCAGGACGGCGCCCCGTGCACCGTCAAGGACCCCTCGGCGGCCCGGACGACCCTCACCTGCACCGACGACGGCACCTTCCAGGTCACCCTGACCGGCGGGCGCGGCAGCGACACGGCGACGGTGAAGGTCTCGAACGTCGCCCCGTCGATCACCGCCGCCAAGGGCCCCGGCTCGCCCGTCCCGGCGGGCAGGACCGCCGTCGTCACGGCGTCCTTCGACGATCCCGGCTCTGCCGACGGCCACACCTGCAAGGTCGACTGGAAGGACGGCAGCACGCCGACGACCGGCACGGTCACCGACTCCGGCTGCCGCGCAGCGCACGTCTACGACGACGCGGGCATCCACCGCCCGGTCGTCACGGTCACCGACGACGACGAGGGCACGGACAGCACCACGCTCGCGGAGCTGATCGTCTACGACCGTGCCGCCGGGCCCGCTGCCGGCGCCGGCACCCTCACCTCGCCGGCTGGTGCCTACCCGGCCAAGCCGGGGCTGACCGGCAAGGCGGCGTTCACCTTGGCCGCCCAGTACCGGAAGGGAGCCACCGCCCCCACCGGCAAGGTCACGTTCGTCTTCGGCTCGGCCCGGCTCACCTTCCGCTCGACCGCCTCGGACTGGCTCGTGGTGAACGGCTCACAGGCCGTCTACCAGGGCACCGGCACGGTCGGCGGCAAGGGCGGCTACGCCTTCAGAGTCACCGCCACCGACGGCCCGGACACCTTCCGCGTCAAGATCTGGAAGAAGTCCACCGGCGATGTCGTCTACGACAACAAGACCGGCGCCAGGACGAAGGGCATGGTCACCATCGGGAACCGGCAGTAA
- a CDS encoding SMI1/KNR4 family protein, with product MTNTTAFDWRSFLLKWSGEWADHLPDGETPGEDDEAARHARWLGFPPASEERIAAMEERLGRRMPPSYREFLQVTDGWRHAGGFVWLLAGTEDAHWHDNASELADTFEEYLEEDAGPEERREADIWRRGLQLDVESDAIYVLMDPEDVDEDGEWAVYTWASWRAAPPDRYANFLAFMRDMHREFHSLRAHRGDGEPVFVNDTTRELDAQMEEARLEALGGRWERALKALDEAKEYGRPRAAGLGDQIRRLLGETHMVYFDGLVTDPRYTREMLPPLVAEHAAHSYRHDSTLRFHLRGADEDLVSLAHATLERMRGGTYRYTAAGPFGEAVERARELARWGDTDGAWRTLIDALPRWEPLGPDHLAPLGWVADPLLGPLLTPERGRELLATPRGGQPGEGPRPTAGLDPGDLAWLAEPDPGNNRTSYRFVLVEGVEPEELPGRLGAGDGDGPVLNQPMTLWEARRRSLERQREFSSYDDRALMAAGRAGSGWSFAFDGDPAPFAPRRFVSPAAAASAGTRAVVVWSGLRAGHREPFFHMSVARDGAEQYSFTWMDGEVRPSGEIPRALDPSRFFGDLEDGVGTERSLLEAVAREFGVCLPRHAIVRGRLHTFTTRSWTRPPRDGETYGVIRVGWGDALLADGERTGRDEPERTEDR from the coding sequence ATGACCAACACCACGGCATTCGACTGGCGGTCCTTCCTGCTCAAGTGGAGCGGGGAGTGGGCGGATCACCTGCCGGACGGCGAAACGCCGGGCGAGGACGACGAGGCCGCTCGGCACGCACGGTGGCTGGGCTTCCCGCCCGCGTCCGAGGAACGGATCGCCGCCATGGAGGAGCGCCTGGGCCGGCGGATGCCTCCGTCGTACCGGGAGTTCCTCCAGGTCACCGACGGATGGCGGCACGCGGGCGGGTTCGTGTGGCTGCTGGCGGGGACCGAGGACGCGCACTGGCACGACAACGCGTCAGAGCTCGCGGACACGTTCGAGGAGTACCTGGAAGAGGACGCAGGACCCGAGGAGCGTCGGGAGGCGGACATCTGGCGGCGCGGGCTGCAGCTCGACGTCGAGTCCGACGCCATCTACGTCCTCATGGATCCCGAGGACGTGGACGAGGACGGTGAGTGGGCCGTGTACACGTGGGCGAGCTGGCGGGCCGCGCCACCGGATCGGTACGCGAACTTCCTGGCGTTCATGCGGGACATGCACCGGGAGTTCCACAGCCTGCGGGCGCACCGGGGCGACGGGGAGCCGGTGTTCGTCAACGACACGACGCGAGAGCTGGACGCGCAGATGGAGGAGGCCCGGCTGGAGGCGCTGGGCGGGCGCTGGGAGCGGGCCCTGAAGGCGCTGGACGAGGCCAAGGAGTACGGAAGACCGCGGGCCGCCGGGCTGGGAGACCAGATACGCCGCCTGCTGGGAGAGACCCACATGGTGTACTTCGACGGACTGGTGACGGACCCGCGGTACACGCGCGAGATGCTGCCGCCGCTGGTCGCCGAGCACGCGGCACACTCCTACCGGCACGACTCCACACTGAGGTTCCACCTGCGGGGCGCCGACGAGGACCTGGTGTCACTGGCTCACGCGACGCTGGAGCGGATGCGCGGCGGCACGTACCGGTACACGGCGGCCGGACCGTTCGGGGAAGCGGTCGAGCGCGCGCGGGAGCTGGCGCGGTGGGGGGACACCGACGGGGCATGGCGGACACTGATCGATGCCCTGCCCCGGTGGGAGCCGCTGGGACCGGACCACCTGGCCCCCCTGGGCTGGGTGGCGGACCCCCTGCTCGGGCCGCTGCTGACCCCGGAGCGGGGCCGCGAACTGCTGGCCACTCCCCGGGGCGGGCAGCCCGGCGAGGGGCCGAGGCCGACGGCCGGGCTCGACCCGGGCGACCTGGCGTGGCTCGCGGAGCCGGACCCGGGCAACAACCGCACGTCCTACCGGTTCGTCCTGGTGGAGGGGGTGGAGCCGGAAGAACTGCCCGGACGCCTGGGAGCCGGGGACGGGGACGGCCCGGTGCTGAACCAGCCCATGACCCTGTGGGAGGCGCGCCGCAGGTCGCTGGAGCGTCAGAGGGAGTTCTCGTCCTACGACGACAGGGCTCTCATGGCGGCCGGCCGGGCCGGCTCCGGTTGGAGTTTCGCCTTCGACGGCGATCCGGCCCCGTTCGCCCCACGGAGGTTCGTCTCCCCGGCCGCCGCCGCAAGTGCCGGCACTCGCGCGGTGGTGGTGTGGAGCGGCCTGAGGGCGGGGCACCGGGAACCGTTCTTCCACATGTCGGTGGCGCGGGACGGCGCCGAGCAGTACTCCTTCACCTGGATGGACGGAGAGGTCCGGCCGAGCGGGGAGATCCCGCGGGCGCTGGACCCGAGCCGGTTCTTCGGTGACCTGGAGGACGGCGTCGGGACGGAACGGTCGCTGCTGGAAGCGGTGGCCCGGGAGTTCGGTGTCTGTCTGCCCCGTCATGCCATCGTCAGGGGGCGGCTGCACACGTTCACCACCCGTTCCTGGACGCGTCCGCCCAGGGACGGCGAGACCTACGGGGTGATCCGGGTGGGCTGGGGAGACGCGCTCCTGGCGGACGGCGAGCGGACGGGAAGGGACGAACCGGAGCGGACCGAGGACCGATAG